Proteins co-encoded in one Strix uralensis isolate ZFMK-TIS-50842 chromosome 2, bStrUra1, whole genome shotgun sequence genomic window:
- the KCTD12 gene encoding BTB/POZ domain-containing protein KCTD12: MALADSARGLPNGGGVSPAAGGGAAGSGAAAAAGGWSSFPEIVELNVGGQVYVTRRCTVVSVRDSLLWRMFSQQQPSELPRDSKGRFFLDRDGFLFRYILDYLRDLQLVLPEHFPERSRLQREAEYFQLPDLARRLAQARAAAAAARPAALHRDGSLCADEPPPPPLLGYLEAEPLEGGGGGAVASAPSPTASRSPSGGPLLTPSQSLDGAGGRRSGYITIGYRGSYTIGREAQADAKFRRVARITVCGKTALAKEVFGETLNESRDPDRPPERYTARYYLKFNFLEQAFDRLSEAGFRMAACSSTGTCAFAPEQGGPADDKIWTSYTEYVFCRD; this comes from the coding sequence ATGGCCCTGGCGGACAGCGCCCGCGGGCTGCCCAACGGCGGCGGCGTCTCGCCGGCggcaggcggcggggcggcggggagcggggcggcggcggcggcgggcggctggTCGTCCTTCCCGGAGATCGTGGAGCTGAACGTGGGCGGGCAGGTGTACGTGACGCGGCGCTGCACCGTGGTCTCGGTGCGCGACTCGCTGCTCTGGCGCATGTTCTCGCAGCAGCAGCCCAGCGAGCTGCCCCGGGACAGCAAGGGCCGCTTCTTCCTCGACCGCGACGGCTTCCTCTTCCGCTACATCCTGGACTACCTGCGGGacctgcagctggtgctgcccGAGCACTTCCCCGAGCGCAGCCGCCTCCAGCGGGAGGCCGAGTACTTCCAGCTGCCCGACCTGGCTCGCCGCCTGGCGCAGGCtcgggccgctgccgccgccgcccgccccgccgccctgcACCGCGACGGCTCGCTCTGCGCCgacgagccgccgccgccgccgctcctcggCTACCTGGAGGCCGAGCCGCTggaaggaggcggcggcggtgccgTGGCGTCCGCCCCGTCGCCCACCGCCAGCCGCAGCCCCTCGGGCGGGCCGCTGCTGACGCCCTCGCAGTCGCTGGACGGGGCCGGCGGGCGACGCTCGGGCTACATCACCATCGGCTACCGGGGCTCCTACACCATCGGGCGGGAGGCGCAGGCCGACGCCAAGTTCCGGCGTGTGGCCCGCATCACCGTCTGCGGCAAGACGGCGCTGGCCAAGGAGGTCTTCGGGGAGACGCTGAACGAGAGCCGCGACCCCGACCGCCCTCCCGAGCGCTACACCGCCCGCTACTACCTCAAGTTCAACTTCCTCGAGCAAGCCTTCGACCGGCTCTCCGAGGCCGGCTTCCGCATGGCCGCCTGCTCCTCCACCGGCACCTGCGCCTTCGCCCCCGAGCAGGGCGGTCCTGCCGATGACAAGATCTGGACCAGCTACACCGAGTATGTCTTCTGCCGGGACTGA